One window of the Streptomyces asoensis genome contains the following:
- a CDS encoding DUF5994 family protein — MTATITLSPTLEAEDRSSSSSLRLSLAPSGPAPALLDGAWWPRSRDLVAELPSLTAALEPLWGRITRVTVNPTHWPAVPRKVPVAGHVVKVGWFLAEQDPHELLLLSYRMGRWNLLVVPPRTDPASAAWLMAAASDPLGTSTASRLMEQAARLRTVSESDRAVEAVWDSEGGHEARARAARPRIPAVTAALPYRPMAR; from the coding sequence ATGACTGCGACCATTACCCTCTCGCCGACACTCGAAGCCGAAGACCGGTCCTCCTCGTCCTCCCTCCGTCTGTCGCTCGCTCCCTCCGGTCCCGCGCCGGCTCTCCTGGACGGCGCCTGGTGGCCCCGTTCCCGCGATCTGGTGGCGGAACTCCCGTCTCTGACAGCCGCGCTGGAGCCGTTGTGGGGGCGGATCACCCGGGTCACGGTGAATCCCACCCACTGGCCGGCCGTGCCGCGCAAGGTGCCCGTCGCCGGGCATGTGGTGAAGGTGGGCTGGTTCCTGGCCGAGCAGGATCCGCACGAACTGCTGCTGCTCTCCTACCGCATGGGCCGCTGGAACCTCCTGGTGGTCCCGCCGCGCACGGATCCCGCCTCGGCCGCCTGGCTGATGGCCGCCGCGAGCGACCCCCTGGGCACCTCGACCGCGAGCCGGCTGATGGAGCAGGCCGCGCGTCTGCGGACGGTGTCCGAGTCCGACCGGGCCGTGGAAGCGGTCTGGGACTCCGAAGGGGGACATGAGGCCCGCGCCCGGGCCGCACGTCCACGCATCCCGGCCGTCACCGCCGCGCTGCCGTACCGACCGATGGCGAGGTGA
- a CDS encoding ATP-binding protein, with translation MSLRSRFALAFAAVGAAVAVTVGALSYLAASDRVFAEVDRTLRSTTVALTRGMEKRKEQTPADTVGQGPAGQGPVGQSPAGQSAVSQSPVSRSPAPFPGLDLPAPGGEAAPQPVLQAVGRDGTPIRLSGPLEKLPVSDAARALAASGEAGQSDTTEIDAGGHSYRLLTTALGESRGALQVAVQVDQTRQVLAGMARQIAAVSLAVMLVAAAAGRLLAGRVTRRLARLAEVAEEVSTDGRVAHDATEPVGGRDEVGRLSASFSRMLGRMVAAREAQERLVHDAAHELRTPLTSLLANATVLHRVSELSPDSRDRLLDDIQHETRELGHLVDELVELALAGRRGETEEPVALAEVARRAARRVYRRTGRLVHVDADDSVVRGSSQGLERAVGNLLENAAKFDADGSEPIEVRIRQGAVTVHDRGPGIAAADTSRVFDRFYRADSARGLPGSGLGLAIVHDVAEAHGGSVSAGTRPGGGAAVGFTVSRSRLLPGSGPRSEAAAAD, from the coding sequence ATGAGCCTGCGCTCGCGGTTCGCGCTCGCCTTCGCCGCCGTCGGGGCCGCGGTGGCGGTGACGGTCGGTGCGCTGAGCTACCTCGCCGCCTCCGACCGCGTGTTCGCGGAGGTCGACCGGACGCTGCGGTCGACCACCGTGGCCCTGACCCGTGGCATGGAGAAACGCAAGGAGCAGACTCCGGCCGACACGGTCGGCCAAGGCCCCGCCGGCCAGGGCCCGGTCGGTCAGAGCCCCGCCGGCCAAAGCGCCGTCAGTCAGAGCCCCGTCAGCCGGAGCCCCGCTCCCTTTCCCGGACTGGACCTGCCCGCCCCGGGGGGTGAAGCGGCACCGCAGCCGGTCCTCCAGGCCGTGGGCCGGGACGGTACGCCCATCCGCCTGAGCGGCCCGCTGGAGAAGCTGCCGGTGTCCGACGCCGCGCGCGCCCTCGCCGCCTCCGGCGAGGCCGGGCAGTCGGACACCACCGAGATCGACGCGGGCGGCCACAGCTACCGCCTGCTGACGACCGCTCTCGGCGAGAGCCGCGGCGCCCTTCAGGTGGCCGTCCAGGTCGACCAGACCCGCCAGGTGCTGGCCGGCATGGCGCGACAGATCGCGGCGGTCAGTCTGGCGGTCATGCTCGTCGCGGCGGCCGCGGGCCGGCTGCTCGCCGGACGCGTCACCCGACGGCTGGCCCGGCTGGCCGAAGTCGCCGAGGAGGTCAGCACGGACGGCCGGGTCGCGCACGACGCCACGGAACCGGTGGGCGGACGCGACGAGGTCGGGCGGCTGTCCGCGTCCTTCAGCAGGATGCTCGGCCGCATGGTCGCCGCCCGGGAGGCCCAGGAACGGCTGGTGCACGACGCCGCCCACGAGCTGCGGACCCCGCTGACCAGCCTGCTGGCCAACGCCACCGTGCTGCACCGCGTCAGCGAGCTGTCCCCCGACTCCCGCGACCGGCTCCTCGACGACATCCAGCACGAGACGCGCGAACTCGGTCACCTCGTCGACGAACTCGTCGAACTGGCACTGGCAGGCCGCCGCGGGGAGACCGAAGAACCCGTGGCCCTGGCCGAGGTGGCGCGCCGGGCGGCGCGACGCGTGTACCGGCGCACCGGACGCCTGGTCCATGTCGACGCCGACGACTCCGTGGTGCGCGGCAGCTCCCAGGGCCTCGAACGCGCGGTGGGCAATCTGCTGGAGAACGCCGCAAAGTTCGACGCCGACGGCAGCGAGCCCATCGAGGTGCGCATCCGCCAGGGAGCGGTCACCGTCCACGACCGGGGGCCCGGCATCGCCGCCGCCGACACCAGCAGGGTGTTCGACCGCTTCTACCGGGCCGACAGCGCACGCGGTCTGCCCGGCTCCGGACTCGGCCTCGCCATCGTCCACGACGTCGCGGAGGCCCACGGCGGATCCGTGTCGGCGGGTACGCGGCCCGGCGGTGGCGCCGCGGTCGGCTTCACGGTGAGCCGATCACGTCTTCTGCCGGGCTCCGGCCCACGGTCGGAGGCAGCGGCCGCGGACTGA
- a CDS encoding response regulator transcription factor encodes MPERVLVADDDRAVREAVERALELEGYDVVTAGDGVEALVLARRESFSALVLDVMMPHIDGVAVCRVLRADGDRVPVLLLTARAGIPDRANGLDAGADDYLPKPFEVPELLARLRALLRRAVLTASPASPAEESEGAEEGGEGERPGDVLRMASLRVSPGMRRAWWGAAELRLTRTEFDLLELLVRDEGLVLDHAAIYRSVWGPDAGVDAKNLAGYIGYLRRKLTDAGAPDLIRTVRGVGYAARRP; translated from the coding sequence ATGCCGGAGCGTGTCCTCGTCGCCGACGACGATCGTGCCGTCCGCGAAGCCGTCGAGCGGGCGCTGGAGCTGGAGGGGTACGACGTCGTCACCGCAGGTGACGGTGTGGAGGCCCTGGTCCTGGCCCGCAGGGAGTCCTTCAGCGCGCTCGTCCTCGATGTGATGATGCCGCACATCGACGGTGTGGCCGTGTGCCGTGTGCTGCGCGCCGACGGGGACCGCGTCCCCGTGCTGTTGCTCACCGCACGGGCCGGGATCCCGGACCGGGCGAACGGTCTGGACGCCGGCGCCGACGACTACCTGCCCAAACCCTTCGAGGTGCCCGAACTGCTCGCGCGGCTGAGGGCACTTCTGCGTCGGGCCGTGCTGACGGCATCGCCCGCCTCACCGGCCGAGGAGAGCGAGGGGGCCGAGGAGGGCGGGGAGGGCGAGCGCCCCGGTGACGTGCTGCGGATGGCGTCGTTGCGCGTCTCCCCCGGCATGCGACGTGCATGGTGGGGCGCGGCGGAACTACGGCTGACCAGAACCGAGTTCGACCTGCTGGAGCTTCTGGTGCGCGACGAGGGCCTCGTACTGGACCATGCGGCGATCTACCGAAGCGTCTGGGGTCCTGACGCCGGTGTGGACGCGAAGAACCTCGCCGGATACATCGGCTATCTGCGGCGCAAGCTCACCGATGCCGGAGCACCCGACCTGATCCGCACGGTACGCGGCGTGGGTTACGCGGCGCGGCGGCCATGA
- a CDS encoding DUF3500 domain-containing protein, producing MSSHTRPVLRRPVVLAACLSVALGTVGYLAFDPGSASATTVAKQAVPASAARTGAGGANTAQVVKAANAFLATLSDEQKDAVLYDFDDAAKKTGWSNFPTPVVERNGLKLGDLTDAQDAAAMKVMEAALSKQGYEELVEIRKADDYLGSLSDTGDGSTATPTATPTATRTPPSGAPTDGTGGGPGGPGGGGGANFGAEWYYISFFGQPSKTGEFTVQYGGHHAAYNITYAGNNVTMSPTLTAVEPEEFVLDDKAYAPLADKRAATIGAVQALTADELAAAEIDGSFDDLYLGPGNDGPFPTDPEGVLVSSLTKKQQAKVTAMLRTWVDDLDEKAAARLLAKYVSEYDETYIGWSGGTTIDNDQTYVRLDGPSAWIEFSNQPGASTDEIHQHTIFRDETSDYGWE from the coding sequence ATGTCCTCCCACACCCGCCCCGTTCTGCGCCGGCCCGTGGTGCTCGCCGCGTGCCTCAGCGTCGCCCTCGGCACCGTCGGCTATCTCGCGTTCGACCCGGGGTCCGCCTCGGCGACCACGGTCGCCAAGCAGGCGGTCCCGGCCTCCGCGGCCCGCACCGGCGCCGGCGGCGCCAACACCGCCCAGGTCGTGAAGGCCGCCAACGCCTTCCTCGCGACGCTGTCCGACGAACAGAAGGACGCCGTCCTCTACGACTTCGACGACGCGGCGAAGAAGACCGGCTGGTCGAACTTCCCGACGCCCGTCGTCGAGCGCAACGGCCTCAAGCTGGGGGACCTCACCGACGCACAGGACGCGGCGGCCATGAAGGTCATGGAGGCGGCGCTCAGCAAGCAGGGTTACGAGGAGCTCGTCGAGATCCGCAAGGCGGACGACTACCTCGGCTCGCTGTCCGACACGGGGGACGGGTCGACGGCCACGCCCACCGCCACACCCACCGCCACGCGCACGCCGCCCTCCGGCGCACCGACCGACGGGACCGGCGGCGGGCCGGGCGGGCCGGGCGGTGGCGGCGGTGCCAACTTCGGCGCGGAGTGGTACTACATCTCCTTCTTCGGACAGCCCAGCAAGACCGGCGAGTTCACCGTCCAGTACGGCGGCCACCACGCGGCGTACAACATCACCTACGCCGGGAACAACGTGACCATGTCACCCACCCTGACCGCGGTCGAGCCGGAGGAGTTCGTCCTCGACGACAAGGCCTACGCCCCGCTCGCCGACAAGCGGGCCGCCACCATCGGCGCCGTCCAGGCGCTCACCGCCGACGAACTGGCCGCCGCCGAGATCGACGGCAGCTTCGACGACCTCTACCTCGGCCCGGGCAATGACGGCCCCTTCCCGACCGACCCCGAGGGCGTCCTCGTCAGCAGCCTCACCAAGAAGCAGCAGGCGAAGGTCACCGCGATGCTGCGCACCTGGGTCGACGACCTGGACGAGAAGGCCGCGGCACGGCTCCTGGCCAAGTACGTCTCCGAGTACGACGAGACGTACATCGGCTGGAGCGGCGGCACCACCATCGACAACGACCAGACGTACGTCCGCCTCGACGGCCCGTCCGCCTGGATCGAGTTCTCCAACCAGCCCGGCGCCTCGACCGACGAGATCCACCAGCACACGATCTTCCGGGACGAGACGTCCGACTACGGCTGGGAATGA
- a CDS encoding HupE/UreJ family protein, with amino-acid sequence MTSVRRLFSTLLLAAFLLVGGLASPAGAHPMSTSAVLLDIRDDRVEGEIQLPIDRLAIAVDRDLTRTSVLGEDRTFLKSYATQHISAVGEDGTSWTTTLGTGSVRTIDGTAHLVYPLTIRPPDGQVTDFRLRYDVIVEELLTHKVIATVRYDFDRGILKTDDAETLGVLDWDTKSLRVPADEGSWLKGFATTAGLGIEHVGEGADHLLFLLMLLIPAPLVAAGGRWRAADTSPRRGLVRVVHVVSAFALGHSLTLALAASGVVHVPSRPVETLIALSIAVSAVHAIRPLVARGEVLIAAGFGLVHGLAFASLIGDLGLDRGSLVTTLLGFNLGIELTQLLVVALIMPSLIVLARTTVYPAFRIGVAVIGLVFSVSWMLERATLTAGDPFEGVQTWLVGHPLLVAGAVATLAVAARLRHEVPWTATGK; translated from the coding sequence ATGACGTCCGTGCGCCGCCTCTTCTCCACTCTCCTGCTCGCGGCGTTCCTGCTGGTCGGCGGCCTCGCGTCGCCGGCCGGCGCCCACCCGATGAGCACCTCGGCCGTCCTGCTCGACATCCGTGACGACCGGGTCGAGGGAGAGATACAACTCCCCATCGACCGCCTGGCGATAGCCGTGGACCGCGACCTCACCCGCACGAGCGTGCTGGGCGAGGACCGGACCTTCCTCAAGAGCTACGCCACGCAGCACATCAGCGCCGTGGGCGAGGACGGCACCTCCTGGACCACGACGCTCGGCACCGGATCGGTCCGGACGATCGACGGGACGGCGCACCTCGTCTACCCGCTCACCATCCGTCCGCCGGACGGCCAGGTCACCGACTTCCGTCTTCGCTACGACGTCATCGTCGAGGAACTCCTCACCCACAAGGTCATCGCCACCGTCCGGTACGACTTCGACCGCGGCATCCTGAAGACGGACGACGCCGAGACACTCGGCGTCCTCGACTGGGACACCAAGAGCTTGCGGGTCCCGGCCGACGAGGGTTCCTGGCTGAAGGGCTTCGCCACCACAGCGGGGCTCGGCATCGAGCATGTCGGTGAGGGCGCCGACCACCTGCTGTTCCTGCTGATGCTGCTCATCCCCGCCCCGCTGGTGGCCGCCGGCGGCCGATGGCGCGCCGCGGACACATCGCCGCGCCGCGGTCTCGTACGCGTCGTGCACGTCGTGTCCGCGTTCGCCCTGGGCCACTCGCTCACCCTCGCCCTGGCGGCCTCGGGAGTGGTCCACGTACCGTCACGGCCGGTCGAGACGCTCATCGCCCTCTCGATCGCGGTGTCCGCGGTCCATGCGATACGGCCGCTGGTGGCACGCGGCGAAGTACTGATCGCGGCCGGTTTCGGACTGGTCCACGGCCTGGCCTTCGCCTCGCTCATCGGCGACCTCGGCCTCGACCGCGGCTCCCTCGTGACCACGCTGCTGGGCTTCAACCTGGGCATCGAACTGACCCAGTTGCTCGTCGTCGCCCTGATCATGCCGTCGCTGATCGTGCTGGCCCGCACGACCGTCTACCCCGCGTTCCGCATCGGGGTGGCCGTCATCGGGCTCGTGTTCTCGGTGTCCTGGATGCTCGAACGCGCGACGCTGACCGCAGGCGACCCGTTCGAGGGCGTTCAGACCTGGCTGGTCGGACACCCCCTGCTCGTCGCCGGCGCGGTCGCGACCCTCGCCGTCGCCGCCCGCCTCCGACACGAGGTGCCCTGGACGGCGACCGGAAAGTAG
- a CDS encoding transglycosylase domain-containing protein, translating to MLSGRRHRERAPLRIRFRRNRGRRLRRLCYAFLTLLATLCAAAVVAYHLTSIPKPHPETVTQSTVFLDSDGAYLGRRGPVDRQDIPLSAVPRHVQDAVIAAENRSFRTDSGISPRAIARATLATLTGGDPQGGSTITQQYVKNALLSPEHSLARKAREALIAIKLDRTRSKDEILEGYLDTVYFGRGAAGIQSAARNYFGVDAKSLTVAQGAALASILNIPSYYEKAGSDPKVTAKLENRWEWVLDAMAASGSITAKQRAAARFPAFRFYPPGETEGQRQYLIDVAAKEAADRLGITEDRLASGGYSVTTTFDLALQDSATQLVQKHPGGKKGVRVHTAVVGMVPGDGAVRLLYGGSDYARQSFNDAVSGAVEAGTALAPFSEVGHAGEPLGKLVKTAAPTPLNLASAYATVAADGRYATPYTVARITREGRTVYRARPDARQVLDEKEALVAGVRSGAGPTPSAVDVDAGSAEAKGFAIAGAGGGITRRTVWTTGYDDRLALTVALFADRAGSRKGTSVPAQLPNEPSPTEFARSVAAGIWDAATSKGGSKSDAESDAEGDAAN from the coding sequence ATGCTGTCGGGGCGCCGGCACCGTGAGCGCGCGCCGTTGCGGATCCGGTTCCGGCGCAACCGGGGTCGGCGGCTTCGCCGGCTGTGCTACGCCTTCCTCACGCTGCTCGCGACGCTGTGTGCGGCGGCCGTCGTGGCGTACCACCTGACGTCGATTCCGAAGCCACACCCCGAGACCGTCACCCAGAGCACCGTGTTCCTCGACTCGGACGGCGCCTATCTGGGCCGGCGCGGACCGGTCGACCGGCAGGACATCCCGTTGTCCGCGGTCCCCCGGCATGTGCAGGACGCGGTGATCGCCGCGGAGAACCGTTCCTTCCGTACGGACAGCGGGATCTCGCCGCGGGCCATCGCGCGGGCCACGCTGGCGACGCTGACGGGCGGCGACCCGCAGGGCGGCTCCACCATCACCCAGCAGTACGTGAAGAACGCGCTGCTGAGCCCGGAACACTCGTTGGCCCGCAAGGCGCGTGAGGCACTCATCGCGATCAAGCTGGACCGCACCCGCTCCAAGGACGAGATCCTCGAGGGCTATCTCGACACCGTGTACTTCGGGCGGGGTGCCGCCGGGATCCAGTCCGCCGCGCGCAACTACTTCGGCGTGGACGCGAAGAGCCTGACGGTCGCGCAGGGCGCCGCGCTGGCGTCCATCCTCAACATCCCCTCGTACTACGAGAAGGCGGGCTCCGATCCGAAGGTGACCGCGAAGCTGGAGAACCGCTGGGAGTGGGTGCTCGACGCGATGGCCGCGAGCGGAAGCATCACGGCGAAACAGCGGGCCGCGGCGCGTTTCCCGGCGTTCCGGTTCTATCCGCCGGGCGAGACCGAGGGGCAGCGGCAGTACCTGATCGACGTCGCCGCGAAGGAGGCCGCCGACCGGCTCGGCATCACCGAGGACCGGCTCGCGAGCGGCGGCTACAGCGTGACGACCACCTTCGACCTGGCGCTACAGGACAGCGCCACCCAACTGGTACAGAAGCATCCGGGGGGCAAGAAGGGCGTGCGGGTGCACACCGCCGTCGTGGGCATGGTGCCCGGCGACGGAGCGGTGCGGCTGCTGTACGGGGGCTCGGACTATGCGCGGCAGTCGTTCAACGACGCGGTGAGCGGGGCGGTGGAGGCGGGGACGGCCCTGGCACCGTTCAGCGAGGTGGGGCACGCGGGAGAGCCGTTGGGCAAGCTGGTGAAGACGGCGGCGCCGACCCCGCTGAACCTGGCATCGGCGTACGCGACGGTGGCGGCGGACGGCAGGTACGCCACCCCGTACACCGTCGCACGCATCACACGGGAGGGCCGCACCGTCTACCGGGCGCGTCCCGATGCGCGGCAGGTCCTGGACGAGAAGGAGGCGCTGGTGGCGGGCGTGCGATCGGGGGCCGGACCGACGCCCTCCGCCGTCGACGTCGACGCAGGCTCGGCGGAGGCCAAGGGTTTCGCCATCGCCGGGGCGGGGGGCGGGATCACCCGGCGGACCGTGTGGACCACCGGGTACGACGACCGACTCGCCCTGACGGTCGCGCTGTTCGCCGACCGGGCAGGCAGCAGAAAGGGCACGTCGGTGCCCGCCCAGCTGCCGAACGAGCCCTCGCCGACAGAGTTCGCACGGAGCGTGGCGGCGGGGATCTGGGACGCTGCCACCTCGAAGGGCGGGTCGAAGAGTGACGCGGAGAGTGACGCGGAGGGTGACGCGGCGAACTGA
- a CDS encoding sigma factor-like helix-turn-helix DNA-binding protein, which yields MPPTPDVLPVLPVLPAGHDFATYARTHWSRLVVTARLLTDDPGAAEELARRTLVRMCARWRRVPRNDVDFHVRRCLVRIHLRGLRGRRAARRRAVVVLRVWEGLADAEIAQLLGCSVGAVRARARHGLKEAGTDPGQLREVFTRAARDTVPSEVPLADLRAGGRIRRRRRLAVASAACAALLAPVALLAADRLGGGGAQDGTSGARPGDGSHEATSPIRVVAPGERVTAGAGVRIWLTADGGHWSVPLPGDDSDSPLDEPGVSLRLDSVNGGFFLSGLFHGLSGEPGRVEVRTGAGGSTTAKVLVLAGSPGWGIWYASTPLPRKNAEALLSVGGDDRVVTVYDASGRVAARSDREWWRI from the coding sequence GTGCCACCGACCCCCGACGTACTTCCCGTACTCCCCGTACTCCCCGCCGGCCACGACTTCGCCACGTACGCCCGGACGCACTGGTCCCGGCTGGTCGTGACCGCTCGGCTGCTCACCGACGACCCCGGTGCCGCGGAGGAACTGGCGCGAAGAACGCTGGTGCGGATGTGCGCTCGGTGGCGACGCGTTCCGCGCAACGACGTGGATTTCCATGTGCGGCGCTGTCTGGTGCGTATCCACCTGCGCGGGCTGCGCGGACGGCGGGCCGCGCGCCGACGGGCCGTTGTGGTGCTGCGGGTCTGGGAGGGGCTGGCGGACGCGGAGATCGCCCAGTTGCTGGGCTGCTCGGTGGGGGCGGTGCGTGCCCGTGCCAGACACGGTCTGAAGGAGGCCGGCACCGACCCCGGGCAGCTGCGCGAGGTGTTCACCCGTGCCGCCCGGGACACCGTCCCGTCCGAGGTGCCGCTGGCCGACCTCCGGGCAGGGGGCCGTATCCGGCGACGCCGCCGCCTTGCCGTGGCCTCGGCCGCCTGCGCGGCGCTGCTCGCACCCGTCGCCCTCCTCGCCGCCGATCGTCTCGGGGGTGGCGGTGCGCAGGACGGGACGTCCGGAGCCCGGCCGGGGGACGGCAGTCATGAGGCCACGAGCCCGATCCGGGTCGTGGCGCCGGGCGAGCGGGTGACCGCCGGGGCGGGGGTACGGATCTGGCTGACGGCCGACGGTGGGCACTGGTCGGTCCCCCTCCCCGGTGACGACAGCGACAGCCCGCTCGACGAACCGGGTGTCTCGCTCCGGCTGGACAGCGTGAACGGCGGGTTCTTCCTGTCGGGCCTCTTCCACGGCCTGAGCGGCGAGCCGGGCCGCGTCGAGGTGAGAACCGGCGCCGGCGGCAGCACCACCGCGAAGGTCCTCGTCCTGGCGGGCAGTCCGGGGTGGGGCATCTGGTACGCGAGCACGCCACTGCCCAGGAAGAACGCGGAGGCGCTCCTCTCCGTGGGCGGGGACGATCGGGTCGTCACGGTGTACGACGCCTCGGGCAGGGTCGCCGCACGGTCGGACCGCGAGTGGTGGCGGATATGA
- a CDS encoding SigE family RNA polymerase sigma factor, whose product MTEDEFDAFYATAFPRLTGQLYAFTGDHCEAQDVVQEAFVRAWDRRQHFLSDSAPEAWIRTVAMRLAVSRWRRARRWLELVRRTPPPDSTPGPGPEHTALVAALRELPQAQRMAIVLHHLCDLSVEQVASETGAPVGTVKARLFRGRAELAKRLAEDEADGRVDEADGRVDEADGPVRKESRRVR is encoded by the coding sequence ATGACCGAGGACGAGTTCGACGCTTTCTACGCGACCGCGTTCCCCCGGCTGACCGGACAGCTCTACGCCTTCACCGGAGATCACTGCGAGGCCCAGGACGTCGTTCAGGAAGCGTTCGTACGGGCCTGGGACCGGCGACAGCATTTCCTGTCGGACAGCGCTCCCGAGGCGTGGATCCGTACGGTGGCCATGCGGCTGGCGGTGAGCCGCTGGCGGCGCGCGAGGCGCTGGCTGGAACTCGTACGGCGCACTCCACCGCCCGACTCCACCCCGGGACCGGGCCCTGAGCACACCGCGCTCGTGGCCGCCCTGCGCGAACTGCCCCAGGCTCAGCGGATGGCGATCGTGCTGCACCATTTGTGCGACCTGAGTGTGGAGCAGGTAGCCTCCGAGACCGGCGCGCCCGTGGGGACGGTCAAGGCGAGGCTGTTCCGGGGGCGGGCGGAGCTGGCGAAGCGACTCGCGGAGGACGAGGCCGACGGACGCGTGGACGAGGCTGACGGACGCGTGGACGAGGCCGACGGGCCGGTCCGAAAGGAGAGCCGCCGTGTCCGATGA
- a CDS encoding SCO4402 family protein, whose protein sequence is MSGEVQVMANHRVHVVPVVLALANPPWQRDVWLDPSEFENIDHVFHTLFDDFCDADEPERFLGISLRTEEEVTLMRALGVALNAAAAEAPHDTDAEYLQASAWPEVVSIAGRLAQVMVSNDLRLLSCGQHA, encoded by the coding sequence GTGAGCGGAGAAGTCCAAGTCATGGCGAATCACCGTGTCCACGTCGTACCTGTGGTCTTGGCTCTGGCCAATCCACCGTGGCAGCGGGACGTGTGGCTCGACCCTTCGGAGTTCGAGAACATCGACCACGTCTTCCACACGCTCTTCGATGACTTCTGTGACGCCGATGAGCCCGAGCGGTTTCTCGGCATCAGCTTGAGAACGGAGGAAGAGGTAACCCTCATGCGGGCCCTCGGTGTCGCGCTCAACGCTGCCGCCGCGGAGGCACCCCACGACACCGACGCTGAGTACCTTCAGGCATCAGCCTGGCCCGAAGTCGTGTCCATCGCCGGACGTCTCGCTCAGGTCATGGTCTCGAACGACCTGCGCTTGCTGAGCTGCGGGCAGCATGCGTGA
- a CDS encoding PIN-like domain-containing protein: MTGTEASPLAEGGPPKPPGMFDGFAEYRTPSVEDYQRLFSSGLVVVDTNVLLTLYRSNQRTREDLLTVLDRLRERLWVPHQVLAEFWRNREQTSVLGHHRARAKEVGEALAKAGRSASDALDRWLKQVHVGDDAEINSAIAGHREQLDEVLLALQSLIERQADKDVIADATDTNADPVLARLEPILEGRIGPPFAEQEYAEALQEANRRGQAEVPPGYEDFKSKPAEQAAGDYLVWEQTLKEAERVGSDVLFVTGDSKEDWWKQRNGVIPARPRPELVREMVRRTGRRLFMLQPSGLLEQARQVLELEVETSSVLDLEQLQTADTSGKDEWTSEALEALVDLLLGQASVQAYAMLDAAQNEGFVSRATVYEIGGYDETRMLRGFTRPVKTAARRLQEQGIATGDADTLLVAVYDPAFDAVSASGFRLAKEAVPLLRPIAQRVYGEDARIT; the protein is encoded by the coding sequence ATGACAGGGACAGAGGCAAGCCCGCTGGCCGAGGGAGGCCCGCCGAAGCCACCGGGCATGTTCGACGGGTTCGCCGAGTATCGGACACCTTCCGTGGAGGACTACCAGCGGTTGTTCAGCTCCGGGCTGGTCGTCGTGGATACCAACGTGCTGCTGACCTTGTACCGGTCGAACCAGCGGACACGAGAAGACCTGCTGACTGTCCTGGACAGGTTGCGCGAGCGTCTTTGGGTGCCGCACCAGGTGCTTGCCGAGTTCTGGCGCAACCGCGAACAGACCTCCGTTCTTGGCCACCACCGCGCTCGAGCCAAGGAAGTCGGAGAGGCGTTGGCCAAGGCTGGGCGATCTGCCAGTGATGCACTCGACCGATGGTTGAAGCAGGTGCACGTCGGTGACGACGCTGAAATCAACAGCGCGATCGCCGGCCACCGAGAGCAACTTGACGAAGTGCTGCTCGCGCTTCAGTCCTTGATTGAACGTCAAGCAGACAAGGACGTGATCGCCGACGCAACCGATACGAATGCTGATCCCGTACTGGCCCGGTTGGAGCCCATCCTCGAGGGGCGAATCGGTCCGCCCTTCGCTGAGCAGGAGTACGCGGAGGCGTTGCAGGAGGCGAACCGCCGAGGGCAGGCCGAAGTGCCGCCGGGTTACGAAGACTTCAAGAGCAAGCCCGCTGAGCAGGCAGCCGGAGACTATCTGGTCTGGGAACAGACTCTGAAGGAAGCCGAGCGCGTTGGATCCGATGTGCTGTTCGTGACCGGGGACAGTAAAGAGGACTGGTGGAAGCAGAGGAACGGGGTCATCCCCGCGCGTCCCCGTCCCGAACTTGTCCGGGAGATGGTGCGTCGGACCGGGCGTCGACTCTTCATGCTTCAACCCAGTGGGCTGCTCGAACAGGCTCGACAGGTCCTGGAGCTTGAGGTGGAGACATCATCGGTTCTTGACCTGGAGCAATTGCAGACAGCGGATACCAGCGGCAAGGACGAGTGGACTTCCGAGGCACTCGAAGCACTTGTGGATCTGCTGCTCGGACAGGCGAGTGTGCAGGCGTACGCCATGCTGGATGCCGCTCAGAACGAGGGATTCGTCAGTCGCGCCACCGTGTACGAGATCGGCGGATACGACGAGACGCGCATGCTCCGCGGATTCACACGGCCGGTGAAGACCGCAGCCAGGAGACTCCAGGAGCAAGGCATTGCAACGGGGGACGCCGACACGTTGCTCGTAGCGGTCTACGATCCCGCATTCGATGCGGTTTCGGCGAGCGGCTTCCGCCTCGCCAAGGAGGCGGTTCCTTTGCTGCGCCCGATCGCCCAGCGCGTTTACGGTGAGGATGCCCGCATCACGTGA